The following proteins come from a genomic window of Lytechinus pictus isolate F3 Inbred chromosome 1, Lp3.0, whole genome shotgun sequence:
- the LOC129254787 gene encoding serrate RNA effector molecule homolog A-like isoform X3: protein MDSDEEFDRRRQRRDKFRGERRDYNDRRERDDRRRDDWQDRRNFRNEWSRREFPDYDRGRQDRYSPPNRRQDMSPPAKRQRRDWDGGSYGYDSGHSSQGYSGYHGGWSGGGGGGGGGGSGGMRGGRGGQYQGQGHSSHGMEGDSGGRGESSSNQMLSFKQFLAKQEDSIDDQEAVKKYNAYKLEFHKAQLSEFFLAHKDEEWFRAKYYPDDCEREQADVEEGIDRRLRVFLEMLDRGEVNKVTLQADKSEGVTRLLDAVVIRLEGGNDFDLTILDQPEPVRSFDRDRTMSESQRSNKGDDKHQDDKKEEGEEGEERDDDDDKKDKMEGDGEIVDKSTDDEPVPPPPKDDDSKLSLPDPIPPPPQDDEKKEDGDEEKNGEVGRQGKKRKRGKKRKHREPDYSDSESDISSSSGSDSESDESGHEQGMLEPEPAPPGLESSGEKGASESDNKLEEGEAKEEGEEGEEGEKGEEGEEEMKDPDEPKPRALHKTYSIFIRNVAPIIKKEEIVSLCKRYKGFMRVALADPQRDRNFQRHGWVTFDRTVNIKEICWNLSSIRLRECELSPVVNRDLAHRIRAVSGIAAHKNIVKSDLKLAARLVQLMDQKHELFTGEPGWDLKKWKEKNEKRKKKEQEEKEKKKAEAAAAAAAADGDKGEKTEKTEKTEKTEEGSIEEKEETTPEEEPKEPLPARNPILENITDYLVEELSAEEEVLLGMKADGQEEGQEMGDISFEKDDLLCKVLDRLLLYLRVVHSLDYYNASMYKIEDEMPNRCGIMHCRGQNPPNRLSQRDLDNWQTNFENKVQPLMNLKSKMSDEELNKLGKKDQELEVEKFIKANTKELAKDKWLCPLSGKKFKGPEFVRKHIFNKHGDKIEAVKKEVLFFNNYLQDSSRHKVVETAKPKPVQSSNNDSQGSDQGYNGQRSSSGYRGYQQQGSYDGGRDRGQQGFSQSSRGFNQSGRGGYDQSYGGGGYSSQGGNQRSFQRRGDPRSLIQYRDLDAPDDSDIF, encoded by the exons atggatAGTGATGAAGAATTTGATCGTCGTAGGCAACGCCGTGATAAGTTCCGTGGTGAGCGTAGAGACTACAATGACAGACGAGAGAGGGATGACAGGAGAAGAGATGATTGGCAGGATCG TCGAAATTTCAGGAATGAATGGAGCCGCAGGGAATTCCCAGATTATGACAGAGGTCGGCAGGATAGATACAGCCCACCCAATAGGCGTCAGGACATGAGCCCTCCAGCCAAGAGACAACGACGAGACTG GGATGGAGGTAGCTATGGTTATGATAGTGGGCATAGCAGTCAAGGATACAGTGGATATCATGGAGGATGGAGTGGAggaggaggtggtggtggtggaggtggaaGTGGAGGTATGAGAGGTGGTAGAGGAGGCCAGTatcaaggtcaaggtcacag TAGCCATGGCATGGAAGGGGACTCTGGTGGTCGAGGAGAGAGCAGTTCCAATCAAATGCTTAGTTTTAAGCAGTTCTTGGCCAAGCAAGAAGACTCTATTGATGACCAAGAGGCAGTAAAGAAATACAACGCTTACAAGCTGGAGTTTCACAAGGCCCAACTTAGCGAGTTCTTTTTGGCTCATAAGGATGAAGAATG GTTTCGTGCAAAGTATTACCCTGATGATTGTGAGCGGGAGCAGGCCGATGTTGAAGAGGGCATTGACAGACGTCTAAGAGTCTTTCTGGAGATGTTGGACAGGGGTGAAGTCAACAAGGTTACCCTTCAGGCTGATAAATCAGAAGGAGTCACTCGTCTTTTGGATGCAG TTGTGATAAGATTGGAAGGAGGTAATGATTTCGACCTCACCATCCTAGATCAACCAGAGCCAGTAAGATCCTTTGATAGAGACCGTACTATGTCAGAGTCTCAACGGAGCAACAAAGGAGATGATAA aCACCAAGATGAcaagaaagaagaaggagaagaaggtgaagagagagatgatgatgatgataagaaagATAAGATGGAAGGAGATGGTGAGATAGTTGACAAATCCACTGATGATGAACCTGTTCCACCACCACCTAAAGAT GATGACAGCAAGTTGTCCCTGCCAGATCCAATCCCTCCACCACCCCAGGATGATGAAAAGAAGGAAGACGGTGATGAGGAAAAG AATGGAGAGGTGGGCCGACAAGGTAAGAAAAGAAAGCGAGGCAAGAAGCGCAAGCATCGAGAGCCAGATTACAGTGATAGTGAGAGTGATATTAGTAGCAGTTCAGGGAGTGATAGTGAATCAGATGAATCAGGACATGAACAAGGAATGCTAGAACCAGAACCAGCTCCTCCTG GCTTAGAGAGCAGTGGTGAGAAGGGTGCATCAGAGAGTGATAACAAGCTTGAAGAAGGAGAAGCAAaggaagaaggagaggaaggagaagaaggagagaaGGGGGAAGAAGGTGAAGAAGAAATGAAAGATCCAGATGAACCTAAACCCAGAGCACTTCATAAGACCTACTCTATTTTCATCAGGAATGTTGCTCCCATTATAAAGAAGGAGGAGATAGTTTCG CTTTGTAAGCGATACAAGGGATTCATGAGAGTTGCCCTAGCTGATCCTCAGCGTGATAGAAACTTTCAGCGTCATGGATGGGTTACCTTCGACAGGACAGTCAATATCAAGGAAATCTGTTGGAACCTTAGTAGTATTAGG CTAAGAGAATGTGAACTGAGCCCTGTAGTCAACCGAGACTTGGCCCACCGTATCCGTGCTGTTAGTGGCATTGCCGCACACAAGAACATTGTCAAATCTGATCTTAAATTGGCAGCACGCCTTGTTCAGCTCATGGATCAGAAACATGAGCTCTTCACTGGCGAGCCTGGATGGGATctgaaaaaatggaaagagaagaatgagaaaaggaagaagaaagagcaggaggaaaaggagaaaaagaaagcagAGGCTGCAGCTGCCGCAGCAGCAGCTGATGGAGATAAAggagaaaaaacagaaaagacagaaaagacagaaaaaactGAAGAGGGAAGCattgaagagaaagaagaaact ACACCTGAAGAGGAACCCAAAGAACCATTGCCAGCAAGGAATCCAATCCTTGAGAACATCACAGATTACCTTGTAGAGGAATTGAGTGCTGAGGAAGAGGTACTGCTTGGAATGAAGGCTGATGGACAGGAAGAGGGTCAAGAGATGGGGGATATTTCCTTTGAGAAAGATGATCTTCTATGCAAG gTTCTTGATCGTCTGTTGTTGTATCTTCGAGTGGTGCATTCACTGGATTACTACAATGCATCCATGTACAAGATAGAAGATGAGATGCCTAATAGGTGTGGTATCATGCATTGTAGAGGACAGAATCCACCCAATCGCCTCTCTCAAAGAGATC TTGATAATTGGCAGACCAATTTTGAGAACAAGGTTCAACCACTTATGAACCTCAAAAGCAAGATGTCTGATGAAGAACTCAACAAGCTTGGGAAGAAAGACCAGGAACT GGAGGTGGAGAAGTTCATCAAGGCCAACACCAAGGAACTTGCTAAGGACAAGTGGCTTTGTCCTCTCAGTGGAAAGAAGTTCAAGGGACCAGAGTTTGTCAGGAAACACATCTTCAATAAGCATGGCGACAAGATAGAGGCAGTCAAGAAAGAG GTGCTGTTCTTCAATAACTACCTACAAGATTCAAGTAGACACAAGGTTGTAGAAACTGCTAAGCCAAAGCCAGTACAGTCCAGTAACAATGACAGCCAAGGATCAGACCAGGGATACAATGGTCAGAGGAGCAGTAGTGGTTACAGAGGCTACCAGCAGCAAGGAAGCTATGATGGAGGAAGAGATAGGGGCCAACAGGGTTTCTCACAGAGCAGTAGAG GTTTCAATCAATCTGGACGTGGAGGGTATGATCAGTCATATGGTGGAGGTGGATATTCCAGTCAAGGTGGTAACCAAAGGAGCTTTCAGCGAAG GGGTGACCCACGTTCTCTAATCCAGTACCGGGACCTAGATGCCCCTGATGACAGTGATATCTTCTAA
- the LOC129254787 gene encoding serrate RNA effector molecule homolog A-like isoform X4, which produces MDSDEEFDRRRQRRDKFRGERRDYNDRRERDDRRRDDWQDRRNFRNEWSRREFPDYDRGRQDRYSPPNRRQDMSPPAKRQRRDWDGGSYGYDSGHSSQGYSGYHGGWSGGGGGGGGGGSGGMRGGRGGQYQGQGHSHGMEGDSGGRGESSSNQMLSFKQFLAKQEDSIDDQEAVKKYNAYKLEFHKAQLSEFFLAHKDEEWFRAKYYPDDCEREQADVEEGIDRRLRVFLEMLDRGEVNKVTLQADKSEGVTRLLDAVVIRLEGGNDFDLTILDQPEPVRSFDRDRTMSESQRSNKGDDKHQDDKKEEGEEGEERDDDDDKKDKMEGDGEIVDKSTDDEPVPPPPKDDDSKLSLPDPIPPPPQDDEKKEDGDEEKNGEVGRQGKKRKRGKKRKHREPDYSDSESDISSSSGSDSESDESGHEQGMLEPEPAPPGLESSGEKGASESDNKLEEGEAKEEGEEGEEGEKGEEGEEEMKDPDEPKPRALHKTYSIFIRNVAPIIKKEEIVSLCKRYKGFMRVALADPQRDRNFQRHGWVTFDRTVNIKEICWNLSSIRLRECELSPVVNRDLAHRIRAVSGIAAHKNIVKSDLKLAARLVQLMDQKHELFTGEPGWDLKKWKEKNEKRKKKEQEEKEKKKAEAAAAAAAADGDKGEKTEKTEKTEKTEEGSIEEKEETTPEEEPKEPLPARNPILENITDYLVEELSAEEEVLLGMKADGQEEGQEMGDISFEKDDLLCKVLDRLLLYLRVVHSLDYYNASMYKIEDEMPNRCGIMHCRGQNPPNRLSQRDLDNWQTNFENKVQPLMNLKSKMSDEELNKLGKKDQELEVEKFIKANTKELAKDKWLCPLSGKKFKGPEFVRKHIFNKHGDKIEAVKKEVLFFNNYLQDSSRHKVVETAKPKPVQSSNNDSQGSDQGYNGQRSSSGYRGYQQQGSYDGGRDRGQQGFSQSSRGFNQSGRGGYDQSYGGGGYSSQGGNQRSFQRRGDPRSLIQYRDLDAPDDSDIF; this is translated from the exons atggatAGTGATGAAGAATTTGATCGTCGTAGGCAACGCCGTGATAAGTTCCGTGGTGAGCGTAGAGACTACAATGACAGACGAGAGAGGGATGACAGGAGAAGAGATGATTGGCAGGATCG TCGAAATTTCAGGAATGAATGGAGCCGCAGGGAATTCCCAGATTATGACAGAGGTCGGCAGGATAGATACAGCCCACCCAATAGGCGTCAGGACATGAGCCCTCCAGCCAAGAGACAACGACGAGACTG GGATGGAGGTAGCTATGGTTATGATAGTGGGCATAGCAGTCAAGGATACAGTGGATATCATGGAGGATGGAGTGGAggaggaggtggtggtggtggaggtggaaGTGGAGGTATGAGAGGTGGTAGAGGAGGCCAGTatcaaggtcaaggtcacag CCATGGCATGGAAGGGGACTCTGGTGGTCGAGGAGAGAGCAGTTCCAATCAAATGCTTAGTTTTAAGCAGTTCTTGGCCAAGCAAGAAGACTCTATTGATGACCAAGAGGCAGTAAAGAAATACAACGCTTACAAGCTGGAGTTTCACAAGGCCCAACTTAGCGAGTTCTTTTTGGCTCATAAGGATGAAGAATG GTTTCGTGCAAAGTATTACCCTGATGATTGTGAGCGGGAGCAGGCCGATGTTGAAGAGGGCATTGACAGACGTCTAAGAGTCTTTCTGGAGATGTTGGACAGGGGTGAAGTCAACAAGGTTACCCTTCAGGCTGATAAATCAGAAGGAGTCACTCGTCTTTTGGATGCAG TTGTGATAAGATTGGAAGGAGGTAATGATTTCGACCTCACCATCCTAGATCAACCAGAGCCAGTAAGATCCTTTGATAGAGACCGTACTATGTCAGAGTCTCAACGGAGCAACAAAGGAGATGATAA aCACCAAGATGAcaagaaagaagaaggagaagaaggtgaagagagagatgatgatgatgataagaaagATAAGATGGAAGGAGATGGTGAGATAGTTGACAAATCCACTGATGATGAACCTGTTCCACCACCACCTAAAGAT GATGACAGCAAGTTGTCCCTGCCAGATCCAATCCCTCCACCACCCCAGGATGATGAAAAGAAGGAAGACGGTGATGAGGAAAAG AATGGAGAGGTGGGCCGACAAGGTAAGAAAAGAAAGCGAGGCAAGAAGCGCAAGCATCGAGAGCCAGATTACAGTGATAGTGAGAGTGATATTAGTAGCAGTTCAGGGAGTGATAGTGAATCAGATGAATCAGGACATGAACAAGGAATGCTAGAACCAGAACCAGCTCCTCCTG GCTTAGAGAGCAGTGGTGAGAAGGGTGCATCAGAGAGTGATAACAAGCTTGAAGAAGGAGAAGCAAaggaagaaggagaggaaggagaagaaggagagaaGGGGGAAGAAGGTGAAGAAGAAATGAAAGATCCAGATGAACCTAAACCCAGAGCACTTCATAAGACCTACTCTATTTTCATCAGGAATGTTGCTCCCATTATAAAGAAGGAGGAGATAGTTTCG CTTTGTAAGCGATACAAGGGATTCATGAGAGTTGCCCTAGCTGATCCTCAGCGTGATAGAAACTTTCAGCGTCATGGATGGGTTACCTTCGACAGGACAGTCAATATCAAGGAAATCTGTTGGAACCTTAGTAGTATTAGG CTAAGAGAATGTGAACTGAGCCCTGTAGTCAACCGAGACTTGGCCCACCGTATCCGTGCTGTTAGTGGCATTGCCGCACACAAGAACATTGTCAAATCTGATCTTAAATTGGCAGCACGCCTTGTTCAGCTCATGGATCAGAAACATGAGCTCTTCACTGGCGAGCCTGGATGGGATctgaaaaaatggaaagagaagaatgagaaaaggaagaagaaagagcaggaggaaaaggagaaaaagaaagcagAGGCTGCAGCTGCCGCAGCAGCAGCTGATGGAGATAAAggagaaaaaacagaaaagacagaaaagacagaaaaaactGAAGAGGGAAGCattgaagagaaagaagaaact ACACCTGAAGAGGAACCCAAAGAACCATTGCCAGCAAGGAATCCAATCCTTGAGAACATCACAGATTACCTTGTAGAGGAATTGAGTGCTGAGGAAGAGGTACTGCTTGGAATGAAGGCTGATGGACAGGAAGAGGGTCAAGAGATGGGGGATATTTCCTTTGAGAAAGATGATCTTCTATGCAAG gTTCTTGATCGTCTGTTGTTGTATCTTCGAGTGGTGCATTCACTGGATTACTACAATGCATCCATGTACAAGATAGAAGATGAGATGCCTAATAGGTGTGGTATCATGCATTGTAGAGGACAGAATCCACCCAATCGCCTCTCTCAAAGAGATC TTGATAATTGGCAGACCAATTTTGAGAACAAGGTTCAACCACTTATGAACCTCAAAAGCAAGATGTCTGATGAAGAACTCAACAAGCTTGGGAAGAAAGACCAGGAACT GGAGGTGGAGAAGTTCATCAAGGCCAACACCAAGGAACTTGCTAAGGACAAGTGGCTTTGTCCTCTCAGTGGAAAGAAGTTCAAGGGACCAGAGTTTGTCAGGAAACACATCTTCAATAAGCATGGCGACAAGATAGAGGCAGTCAAGAAAGAG GTGCTGTTCTTCAATAACTACCTACAAGATTCAAGTAGACACAAGGTTGTAGAAACTGCTAAGCCAAAGCCAGTACAGTCCAGTAACAATGACAGCCAAGGATCAGACCAGGGATACAATGGTCAGAGGAGCAGTAGTGGTTACAGAGGCTACCAGCAGCAAGGAAGCTATGATGGAGGAAGAGATAGGGGCCAACAGGGTTTCTCACAGAGCAGTAGAG GTTTCAATCAATCTGGACGTGGAGGGTATGATCAGTCATATGGTGGAGGTGGATATTCCAGTCAAGGTGGTAACCAAAGGAGCTTTCAGCGAAG GGGTGACCCACGTTCTCTAATCCAGTACCGGGACCTAGATGCCCCTGATGACAGTGATATCTTCTAA
- the LOC129254787 gene encoding serrate RNA effector molecule homolog A-like isoform X2, whose amino-acid sequence MDSDEEFDRRRQRRDKFRGERRDYNDRRERDDRRRDDWQDRRGQVGRMSPTQMRNRNRNFRNEWSRREFPDYDRGRQDRYSPPNRRQDMSPPAKRQRRDWDGGSYGYDSGHSSQGYSGYHGGWSGGGGGGGGGGSGGMRGGRGGQYQGQGHSHGMEGDSGGRGESSSNQMLSFKQFLAKQEDSIDDQEAVKKYNAYKLEFHKAQLSEFFLAHKDEEWFRAKYYPDDCEREQADVEEGIDRRLRVFLEMLDRGEVNKVTLQADKSEGVTRLLDAVVIRLEGGNDFDLTILDQPEPVRSFDRDRTMSESQRSNKGDDKHQDDKKEEGEEGEERDDDDDKKDKMEGDGEIVDKSTDDEPVPPPPKDDDSKLSLPDPIPPPPQDDEKKEDGDEEKNGEVGRQGKKRKRGKKRKHREPDYSDSESDISSSSGSDSESDESGHEQGMLEPEPAPPGLESSGEKGASESDNKLEEGEAKEEGEEGEEGEKGEEGEEEMKDPDEPKPRALHKTYSIFIRNVAPIIKKEEIVSLCKRYKGFMRVALADPQRDRNFQRHGWVTFDRTVNIKEICWNLSSIRLRECELSPVVNRDLAHRIRAVSGIAAHKNIVKSDLKLAARLVQLMDQKHELFTGEPGWDLKKWKEKNEKRKKKEQEEKEKKKAEAAAAAAAADGDKGEKTEKTEKTEKTEEGSIEEKEETTPEEEPKEPLPARNPILENITDYLVEELSAEEEVLLGMKADGQEEGQEMGDISFEKDDLLCKVLDRLLLYLRVVHSLDYYNASMYKIEDEMPNRCGIMHCRGQNPPNRLSQRDLDNWQTNFENKVQPLMNLKSKMSDEELNKLGKKDQELEVEKFIKANTKELAKDKWLCPLSGKKFKGPEFVRKHIFNKHGDKIEAVKKEVLFFNNYLQDSSRHKVVETAKPKPVQSSNNDSQGSDQGYNGQRSSSGYRGYQQQGSYDGGRDRGQQGFSQSSRGFNQSGRGGYDQSYGGGGYSSQGGNQRSFQRRGDPRSLIQYRDLDAPDDSDIF is encoded by the exons atggatAGTGATGAAGAATTTGATCGTCGTAGGCAACGCCGTGATAAGTTCCGTGGTGAGCGTAGAGACTACAATGACAGACGAGAGAGGGATGACAGGAGAAGAGATGATTGGCAGGATCG GCGAGGCCAAGTGGGTAGGATGTCTCCTACTCAAATGAGAAACAGAAA TCGAAATTTCAGGAATGAATGGAGCCGCAGGGAATTCCCAGATTATGACAGAGGTCGGCAGGATAGATACAGCCCACCCAATAGGCGTCAGGACATGAGCCCTCCAGCCAAGAGACAACGACGAGACTG GGATGGAGGTAGCTATGGTTATGATAGTGGGCATAGCAGTCAAGGATACAGTGGATATCATGGAGGATGGAGTGGAggaggaggtggtggtggtggaggtggaaGTGGAGGTATGAGAGGTGGTAGAGGAGGCCAGTatcaaggtcaaggtcacag CCATGGCATGGAAGGGGACTCTGGTGGTCGAGGAGAGAGCAGTTCCAATCAAATGCTTAGTTTTAAGCAGTTCTTGGCCAAGCAAGAAGACTCTATTGATGACCAAGAGGCAGTAAAGAAATACAACGCTTACAAGCTGGAGTTTCACAAGGCCCAACTTAGCGAGTTCTTTTTGGCTCATAAGGATGAAGAATG GTTTCGTGCAAAGTATTACCCTGATGATTGTGAGCGGGAGCAGGCCGATGTTGAAGAGGGCATTGACAGACGTCTAAGAGTCTTTCTGGAGATGTTGGACAGGGGTGAAGTCAACAAGGTTACCCTTCAGGCTGATAAATCAGAAGGAGTCACTCGTCTTTTGGATGCAG TTGTGATAAGATTGGAAGGAGGTAATGATTTCGACCTCACCATCCTAGATCAACCAGAGCCAGTAAGATCCTTTGATAGAGACCGTACTATGTCAGAGTCTCAACGGAGCAACAAAGGAGATGATAA aCACCAAGATGAcaagaaagaagaaggagaagaaggtgaagagagagatgatgatgatgataagaaagATAAGATGGAAGGAGATGGTGAGATAGTTGACAAATCCACTGATGATGAACCTGTTCCACCACCACCTAAAGAT GATGACAGCAAGTTGTCCCTGCCAGATCCAATCCCTCCACCACCCCAGGATGATGAAAAGAAGGAAGACGGTGATGAGGAAAAG AATGGAGAGGTGGGCCGACAAGGTAAGAAAAGAAAGCGAGGCAAGAAGCGCAAGCATCGAGAGCCAGATTACAGTGATAGTGAGAGTGATATTAGTAGCAGTTCAGGGAGTGATAGTGAATCAGATGAATCAGGACATGAACAAGGAATGCTAGAACCAGAACCAGCTCCTCCTG GCTTAGAGAGCAGTGGTGAGAAGGGTGCATCAGAGAGTGATAACAAGCTTGAAGAAGGAGAAGCAAaggaagaaggagaggaaggagaagaaggagagaaGGGGGAAGAAGGTGAAGAAGAAATGAAAGATCCAGATGAACCTAAACCCAGAGCACTTCATAAGACCTACTCTATTTTCATCAGGAATGTTGCTCCCATTATAAAGAAGGAGGAGATAGTTTCG CTTTGTAAGCGATACAAGGGATTCATGAGAGTTGCCCTAGCTGATCCTCAGCGTGATAGAAACTTTCAGCGTCATGGATGGGTTACCTTCGACAGGACAGTCAATATCAAGGAAATCTGTTGGAACCTTAGTAGTATTAGG CTAAGAGAATGTGAACTGAGCCCTGTAGTCAACCGAGACTTGGCCCACCGTATCCGTGCTGTTAGTGGCATTGCCGCACACAAGAACATTGTCAAATCTGATCTTAAATTGGCAGCACGCCTTGTTCAGCTCATGGATCAGAAACATGAGCTCTTCACTGGCGAGCCTGGATGGGATctgaaaaaatggaaagagaagaatgagaaaaggaagaagaaagagcaggaggaaaaggagaaaaagaaagcagAGGCTGCAGCTGCCGCAGCAGCAGCTGATGGAGATAAAggagaaaaaacagaaaagacagaaaagacagaaaaaactGAAGAGGGAAGCattgaagagaaagaagaaact ACACCTGAAGAGGAACCCAAAGAACCATTGCCAGCAAGGAATCCAATCCTTGAGAACATCACAGATTACCTTGTAGAGGAATTGAGTGCTGAGGAAGAGGTACTGCTTGGAATGAAGGCTGATGGACAGGAAGAGGGTCAAGAGATGGGGGATATTTCCTTTGAGAAAGATGATCTTCTATGCAAG gTTCTTGATCGTCTGTTGTTGTATCTTCGAGTGGTGCATTCACTGGATTACTACAATGCATCCATGTACAAGATAGAAGATGAGATGCCTAATAGGTGTGGTATCATGCATTGTAGAGGACAGAATCCACCCAATCGCCTCTCTCAAAGAGATC TTGATAATTGGCAGACCAATTTTGAGAACAAGGTTCAACCACTTATGAACCTCAAAAGCAAGATGTCTGATGAAGAACTCAACAAGCTTGGGAAGAAAGACCAGGAACT GGAGGTGGAGAAGTTCATCAAGGCCAACACCAAGGAACTTGCTAAGGACAAGTGGCTTTGTCCTCTCAGTGGAAAGAAGTTCAAGGGACCAGAGTTTGTCAGGAAACACATCTTCAATAAGCATGGCGACAAGATAGAGGCAGTCAAGAAAGAG GTGCTGTTCTTCAATAACTACCTACAAGATTCAAGTAGACACAAGGTTGTAGAAACTGCTAAGCCAAAGCCAGTACAGTCCAGTAACAATGACAGCCAAGGATCAGACCAGGGATACAATGGTCAGAGGAGCAGTAGTGGTTACAGAGGCTACCAGCAGCAAGGAAGCTATGATGGAGGAAGAGATAGGGGCCAACAGGGTTTCTCACAGAGCAGTAGAG GTTTCAATCAATCTGGACGTGGAGGGTATGATCAGTCATATGGTGGAGGTGGATATTCCAGTCAAGGTGGTAACCAAAGGAGCTTTCAGCGAAG GGGTGACCCACGTTCTCTAATCCAGTACCGGGACCTAGATGCCCCTGATGACAGTGATATCTTCTAA